In Amycolatopsis coloradensis, one genomic interval encodes:
- a CDS encoding HalD/BesD family halogenase: MTASAVQVADTARYPLSEPGSPAWREIVSRTRAELRETGCSVLADFIRPELRDVLRDEGAKIAPEAYAKVERVNAYNIAIDTPLPQDHPGRTIMERGNAFVARDQIPATAVIQQLYSSREFQRFVADCFELPELHELADPLSGLVLNVIEPGRSHPWHFDTNEYTVSMLTQEAADGGVFEYCPNIRSETAENFDDVRAVLAGEGDHLIKRLTLRPGDLQLFRGRFALHRVSSVQGAVARHSAIFAYSERPGVIGSPERTRQLFGRVLPEHVASAAVRGDQLLD, encoded by the coding sequence ATGACCGCGAGCGCAGTCCAGGTGGCCGATACCGCCCGCTATCCGTTGTCCGAACCGGGAAGCCCCGCGTGGCGCGAAATCGTTTCCCGGACCCGCGCCGAACTGCGGGAAACGGGCTGCAGTGTGCTGGCCGACTTCATCCGTCCGGAGTTGCGTGACGTCCTTCGCGACGAAGGCGCGAAGATCGCTCCGGAGGCGTACGCGAAAGTCGAACGCGTCAACGCCTACAACATCGCCATCGACACTCCGCTGCCGCAGGACCATCCCGGCCGCACGATCATGGAACGCGGCAACGCCTTCGTGGCGCGCGACCAGATCCCGGCGACCGCGGTGATCCAGCAGCTGTACTCGAGCCGGGAGTTCCAGCGGTTCGTCGCCGACTGCTTCGAACTCCCCGAGCTGCACGAACTCGCCGATCCGCTGTCCGGCCTGGTGCTCAACGTGATCGAGCCGGGCCGCTCGCATCCGTGGCATTTCGACACCAACGAGTACACGGTCAGCATGCTCACCCAGGAGGCGGCCGACGGCGGTGTCTTCGAATACTGCCCGAACATCCGCTCCGAAACGGCGGAGAACTTCGACGACGTCCGCGCCGTGCTGGCGGGCGAAGGTGATCATCTGATCAAGCGGCTCACTCTGCGTCCTGGCGATCTTCAGCTGTTTCGCGGACGCTTCGCGCTGCACCGGGTGAGTAGTGTTCAAGGGGCAGTCGCCCGCCATTCCGCGATCTTCGCGTACAGCGAGCGTCCTGGGGTCATCGGCAGTCCGGAACGGACGCGACAGCTGTTCGGCCGGGTCCTGCCGGAACACGTCGCTTCGGCGGCGGTCCGGGGCGATCAGCTGCTCGACTAA
- a CDS encoding class I SAM-dependent methyltransferase produces MPFDSTGKISFDHIYTEPDPRAFFGTLRPLDYDIPQQAKAYFAKLIDEYRAEADVKVPTVLDLGCSYGVNAALHRCDISMDRLYDHYRDGESLSRDELIARDRRMVEKLAVGDGVRFIGLDASAPALDYALAAGFIDDAIHADLESEDPTAEQRALLADVDIVISTGCVGYVTEKTLVRIARENRPWMAHFVLRMFSYGPVAESLAEFEYETTGVDGLFRQRRFASAGEQSQILDNLSVAGVDPRGLEADGRLYARLFVSRPNGAAGELASALNALPLRDQG; encoded by the coding sequence GTGCCTTTCGATTCGACCGGCAAGATCTCTTTCGACCACATCTACACCGAGCCCGATCCCCGTGCGTTCTTCGGTACCCTGCGACCTCTGGACTACGACATCCCGCAGCAGGCGAAGGCCTACTTCGCGAAACTGATCGACGAGTACCGCGCGGAAGCCGACGTCAAAGTCCCGACGGTGCTCGACCTCGGCTGTTCCTACGGCGTCAACGCGGCGCTGCATCGCTGTGACATCTCGATGGACCGGCTGTACGACCACTACCGGGACGGCGAGTCGCTGAGCCGGGACGAGCTGATCGCGCGCGATCGCCGGATGGTCGAGAAGCTCGCCGTCGGCGACGGTGTCCGCTTCATCGGCCTCGACGCCTCCGCGCCCGCATTGGACTACGCGCTCGCCGCGGGCTTCATCGACGACGCGATCCACGCGGATCTGGAGAGCGAAGACCCGACAGCGGAGCAGCGCGCGCTGCTGGCCGACGTCGACATCGTCATCTCGACCGGCTGCGTCGGCTACGTCACCGAGAAGACCCTCGTCCGGATCGCGCGGGAAAACCGGCCTTGGATGGCACATTTCGTCCTCCGGATGTTCTCCTACGGGCCGGTCGCCGAGAGCCTCGCCGAATTCGAGTACGAGACGACCGGGGTCGACGGCCTCTTCCGGCAGCGGAGATTCGCTTCGGCCGGGGAACAGTCGCAGATCTTGGACAATCTTTCCGTCGCGGGCGTCGACCCGCGTGGGCTGGAAGCCGACGGCCGGCTGTACGCGCGGCTGTTCGTCTCCCGGCCGAACGGCGCGGCGGGCGAGCTCGCCTCCGCGCTGAACGCCCTTCCCCTTCGAGATCAAGGATGA